The Paenibacillus sp. G2S3 region GAGATTAACTGCTGCTTCTGAATAGAAAGCACCACCGCGTTGCTCAAGTTGTTTTGGTTTCTCGCTCAGCTCTAAGTTGGCGTATAGCTCAAATAGCTCTTCTTCTACGCGTTTGACGACTTCAGCACGGTTGATGCCTTGCTTAAACGATTCCATCTGCTCTTCGAGCATGGCATCTGTCATATAGAAATATTTCAAATAGTAGGAAGGCACGGCGCGAAGCGATTGTAGGAATTCTGGATTCCACTCTCTAGCGGGTACATTCTTGGCACTGTAACCATCTGTGAGCATGTCATCCAGCTTATCTTCACCTTCAACATCGATTCGAGTAATCCAGTGCAAGTGATTCAGACCAACAAATTCGGCATAAACACGGTCAGCAGCTACGTTATACTTGGCAGATACTTGCTTGATCAGGCCGATAGGTGCATTACAGAGACCGATACTCTTTACTTTGGAGTATTTCAGAACAGCCTCAGTGACCATTCCTGCAGGGTTAGTGAAATTGAGCAGCCATGCGTTAGGAGCCAGCTCTTCAATATCACGGCACACATCTAGAATGACAGGGATCGTACGCAGTGCTTTCATCATTCCGCCAGGGCCCGTCGTTTCTTGACCAATAACACCATATTTAAGAGGAATCGATTCATCACGTGCGCGGGCATCAAGCATGCCGACACGCATCTGAGTACTGACAAAGTCCGCACCTTCGATAGCCTTCCGTCGGTCTGTAGTGAGATGAACCTCAATTGGAAGCCCGGATTTCTCAACCATACGCTTAGCGAGGTTTCCGACGATATTCAGTTTGCGTAGTCCAGGCTCAATGTCTACAAGCCATAGTTCACGAACAGGAAGCTCCTTGTAATGAAGAATAAATCCCTCTACCAATTCGGGTGTATACGAAGAACCCCCACCGATAACTGCGATCTTTAATCCTTGATTAGTTGCCAAGATCAATCACTCCTGTCTTATTTGTTTGTTTGATAGATTCATAATCTTGAAACTGCCGCATTCTATCATAGACTTCACTACTAAGGGTCAAACCGTCTTGATCCATCGCGGACCATACGGCCCCTACTACAGGCTCTGTAGCAAGGGTTACCACAGTTGCTTGTGGAGCCGCGGCTTGTACAGCCTTCTCAATAGGTCCGCGAATCCAGCCGCGATCCCCACGGGTTAGCAGACTTCCCGCCAAAACCACATCGAAGGTATCCTGCTCCATGCCAAGCTTGTGTATGACTGCAGCAGCCGACTTTCCTAACTCAACGCCTTGCCGATTTAGAATCTCTAAGGCTACGGCATCTCCCTCAGCTGCCGCTTCAAAGAGTAGGCGGGCAGCGTGTACGGGCACTTGTTTCCAGTGATCGAGGAAATCGTGAAACATTTGTCCAACTTCCTCATAACCTAGTAAATTGAGCAAAAGCCCGGTTAAGAGAGTAGGCTGCTCTCGTCCGTCCCAAGCTCTTATGACAGAGCGAAAGACTTCAATGTTGAGTGCGCCGCCCCCGCCGAAGTCACCGTACATGTAGTCGAAGCCGCCACATTGATAGTGCTCTCCATGCGTGTTTCTGCCTGCCGAATTGGTGCCCGTGCCGCAGATTAGTGCAACTCCATAAGGGCGAGTCGTCCCTGCGCGTAATCCGATCATAGTGTCACAGTTAATGGTGTAATTGATAAATCCGATTTCGCGTATCATTGGGTGGAGTATGGCATAATCGGCCTCGCGATCGGCACCGGCAAGCCCTAGATAGGCATGCTTGATGTCCTCCAATCGGAGCCCAGCTTCTGTCAGTGCTCCGAATGTGGCCTCTCGAATGCTGTTGGCTGCCTCCAGGGCGCCAGTCTGGTGGTTACCGTTACCACTCTTACCTTTACCGAGAACATTACCAAGTTCATCGCATAGCAGAGCATAGGTTTTGGTACCTCCACCATCGATCCCTAAGTAGTAAGTCAATGGTCTTCACTCCTAGTGTATGGTATTTAATCTACTTGGCTGCGGTAGATTCACGTACGATAAGCTCTGGATCAATCCGCATCCCGGCCCCGCGCTTCATCTTGCCAGAGATGCGTTTGAGCAGCATATCTACCGCTGCGAGCCCTATTTTGTCCGCAGGCTGACGTATCGTTGTCAGATGTGGATGAAGCTGTGAAGCAATATAATGATCGTCATAGCCGACCACCGCTACCTGTTCAGGGACTTGAATGCCCGCTTCCATCAAGGCATTGATGACCCCGAGGGCGATATTGTCATCGCCGGCGAAGACGGCGGTGGGCAGCTTTCCTTCTTTCAGCCAACGCTTGCAGGTATCGTAGCCCATCTCAATATCGAAATCCCCATGCACGACCTCAAATGGGGTTAGTCCTTGTTCCTGAAGCGCTTGTAGAAATCCGCTGCGCCGCTCCCGCGTACTCCGGAACATTTCCTGTCCGCAGAGATGAGCAATTGAAGTATGTCCTTGCTCTAGCAGATGACGCGTAGCTGAATATCCGCCCTTGAAGTTGTCGATTGTGATGGAATAGTTGTCATTCTCGGGCTGCTGATTATCTATTAGCACATAAGGGATACCCCGCCGTTTTAATTCCACAATATAATTATCCTCTTCCATCGGAGAGAGCAGAAACAAACCGTCTACACGATCCTCCTGAATTAAATAATGGCTGTCATCCGATTCGATGCCTGTTGAGATGGAGATGGCTAAAAAATAACCATGCATTGCTAAGACTTCATTCAGCTCTTTGACCACTGCGTCAAAAAAGGAATCCTGCAGGGTCGTGACAATAATCCCGATAATGCCCGTCTTACCGCTTGCCAGACTGCGTGCCGCTGCATTAGGGCGGTAATCCAGCTCTTTAATGGCCTCCAGCACCTTCTGGCGATTATTCTCACGTACGGATTCGGCCCCGTTTAAGACCCGGGATACGGTTACCACCGATAATCCTGATTTTTTGGCTACATCAAAAATACTCACTTTCATCTCTAGTTCTCCTCGCGGCAGATTTTCCGATCCTGTTTGCTACCTTCAGTATACAGGGTTGGCAGACTGTCCGCTAAACGTATGATTTCATGCAGGCATACCGTCCCTAAAGGGACGGCATAGCTGCCAAACATTAACGATGAATGATCTCCGTAACTTTTTTCTGAATCGTCGTCATCACCTCTTCCACCGTCTTATGTCCGGTTTCTACAGGCTGCAATTCATTAATGAACATGTCATTAATTTGCGAGTAGTTGGTGATCAAATGGTTGTAGGATTCGAAGCCATACTTCACAGCCCCCTCGTAGACATTTTTGATATCCTGTGGATCGATACCGTCAAAATGTTTATAGTAAGCTTCAGCAGCTTCTGTGTTGACTGGTGGATTACCGCCACTAAGCTCAATGGATTTCTCCTGTACTTCGGTTGTGATCAAGTATTTGATCCATTCAAAAGCTTCCTTCGGATGCTTGGAATCCTTCAAGATCAGCAGTGGATCGACGTAAAGTGTGCTGCGTACCTTATCGTTGCCTCCCCAAGGCACAGCGGCTACGCCGATTTTGAAGGGGAAGTCATTCGCACCTGCAAGGTTCCATGAGCCGCCGATAGACATGCCGATTTTGCCTGCAACAAACGGATCACCGTTCTGTCCCGCTACGCTTTTGCTCCACTCGGAGGAAGGAGAGACTTTATCTTTGAAGACGAGATCAAAGAGCTTGTTGTAGGCGGCAATCACTTCAGGCGAATCAAAATAAGTCTCGGAAGGCACGCCGCCATTAGTCCATGTATCTTCTGAATAAGGCTGCGCTCCAAAAAATAATGGCCGCATATCGCGTTCGGACCAGGTGAAGTCTACGCCATATTGTGTTTTGGCAATATCGTCGGAGACGAGAGTCATTTGTTTAGCCTGGTCGACCATCTTTTCAAACGTCCAGTTCTTATCTTCATAATCACTTGTTGGGTAAGTCAGGTTGGCAGCGTCAAACATGTCTTTGTTATAGAGCATCAAGGTGACATACATATTGACTGGGATACCATAAGTGTGATCCTTAACCTTATAGATGTTCATCAGATTCTCTGGAATGTTGTAATCCGCTGCCTTGAAACCATCCTCTTTTATTAGATCGGTCAAATCGAGCAGCATATCCTTGTTGTAGTATTCTGCGAAACCTCCATAACCCCAGTGACTTGTCACATCGGGTGATTTGCCACCGGCAATTAGCGTTTGCAGCTTGCTGTCGAACTGCTCATAAGGTGCCTTTTCCACTTTTACTTTAATGCTTGGATGCTGCTTCTCGAAATCAGGGATTAATTTCTCAACAAATGTCCGGTCTTCTGAATCTATTGTGTAATGGGTGATGGTTACCGTTTCTGCTTTGCCTCCTGAATTGGTCGAGCCACCGTTTCCTTCAGATAGCGCGTTACCCGCCGATTTGCCGCCACTACAGCCTGACAATGCCAGAACAACGAGCATGGTTGTTGCAAGGACAAGCGCACTACTTTTTCTGTTCTTGTTCATTAGCTAAACCCTCCATGATTTCAAGTTTATTTGGCCGCTCGGGTGGCGGATTATTACTTAATCCCTGTAAGTACAATCCCTTCGACGAACTGTTTCTGAGCTACAGCGAACAGTGTAACGATTGGAACCATAGCCAGAACCGAAGCGACCATCAGCAGATGCCAAGGTGGAATACGGAACCTCGATGAGGTGAGAGAAGCCATCCCGACGGGTAGTGTGAACTTCTCTGATGAGCTTAGATAAAGCACCGGTGTAAGCAGATCATTCCAATTGTAGATAAAAGCAAAAATAGCTACAGTTGCAAGGGCAGGTTTGGAGAGTGGGAGTGCTATAGTAGCCCACATCCGTATTTCGCCGCATCCATCAATGCGCCCGGCATCAAACAGCTCTTCAGGCAACGTGGAGAAGAATTGCCGCAGCAGGAAAATATTATAGGCTGAACCGAAGAAAGCAGGCACGATCAAGGGTAAAAAGGTGTCGATCCAGTTCATTTGCGAAAAGAGTACAAATTGCGGAATCATAATGGCCGGATAAGGCAACATCATAGTGCTCAGTAGCAGGATGAACCACAGCTGATTACCTTTGCCTCTGAAACGGGCGAAGCCATAGGCGACCAGCGCCGAAGAGATCAAGGTGCCTACAACGCTGAGACCGGCGATAATTAAACTGTTTTTGTAAAGCGTACCGAACTGCAGGGTATCAAATATTTCTGTGTAATTGCTCCACTGCCAGCTCTCTGGAAGAAAGGTGGGTGGGAACTTCAGCATCTCACGTTTGGACTTAAGTGAAGTGGAGACCATGAAGAACAAAGGAAGCAGCATCAGAAATGTTGTAACTACTAAAGTAATGAAACTGAAAATCTTAACAGGCTCCACTTTCCGGCGGCGTCTTGTTCCTTTAGTCTGGGGGCTTAGCGTTGGAAGAGTACTCATTTTCGTCCGCCTCCTTCGTAGTGAACATAACGGTTAGATAATTTCATGATTAGTGCGGTGCACAGCATAACTACGATGAGGAGCACCCATGCCAAGGCGGAGGAATAACCGGCACGATATTCTTTAAAAGCACTGGTGTAGAGATTATAGACATAGAACCAGGTAGAGTAATTCGGACCTCCTTGAGTCATGACAAACGCTTGGGTAAAGACTTGGAAGGAATCGATCAGTCCCATAATTAGTTGAAAGAGCAGCACGGGAGAGATCATCGGTAAGGTAATGTTCAAGAAAATTCTAAAGCGTCCAGCGCCGTCAAGATTAGCGGCTTCGATCAAGCTGGCTGGTACGCCTTGCAGTCCTGCGAGGAATAAAATCATTCCTGAGCCTGCTGTCCAAAAGGTCATGATGATTAAGGCGTATAGTGCGGTGTCGGGGTTCATCAGCCAAGCCGGTCCATGAATGCCGAACCAGGAAAGGATGTAATTGAAAAGCCCGATTTGTGGATTGAAGATCCAGTACCAGAGCAGGGACATGGCCACGCCGGATACCATACTTGGAAAATACATTGCCGTTCGGAAGAAGCCGCGCAGAGGAATGGTCTGGTGAAGCAATAGTGCAAATCCGAGACCAAGTACAAGCTGGATAGGTACACCGATGAAGGTATATCTCAGCGTGACAACCACCGATTTCCAAAATAGCTCATTGTGAAACATCTCTGTGTAG contains the following coding sequences:
- a CDS encoding 6-phospho-beta-glucosidase, with the protein product MATNQGLKIAVIGGGSSYTPELVEGFILHYKELPVRELWLVDIEPGLRKLNIVGNLAKRMVEKSGLPIEVHLTTDRRKAIEGADFVSTQMRVGMLDARARDESIPLKYGVIGQETTGPGGMMKALRTIPVILDVCRDIEELAPNAWLLNFTNPAGMVTEAVLKYSKVKSIGLCNAPIGLIKQVSAKYNVAADRVYAEFVGLNHLHWITRIDVEGEDKLDDMLTDGYSAKNVPAREWNPEFLQSLRAVPSYYLKYFYMTDAMLEEQMESFKQGINRAEVVKRVEEELFELYANLELSEKPKQLEQRGGAFYSEAAVNLMRSLHNGSNDIQTLNVANRGILDFLPDDASIEVNCVVTKNGPLPLPLTKIPTMAKGLIHAVKTYEQLAIDAAVTGDRALALQAMVHHPLVPSVDVAVRMLDEMLEANKDFLPNFFVK
- a CDS encoding BadF/BadG/BcrA/BcrD ATPase family protein, whose product is MTYYLGIDGGGTKTYALLCDELGNVLGKGKSGNGNHQTGALEAANSIREATFGALTEAGLRLEDIKHAYLGLAGADREADYAILHPMIREIGFINYTINCDTMIGLRAGTTRPYGVALICGTGTNSAGRNTHGEHYQCGGFDYMYGDFGGGGALNIEVFRSVIRAWDGREQPTLLTGLLLNLLGYEEVGQMFHDFLDHWKQVPVHAARLLFEAAAEGDAVALEILNRQGVELGKSAAAVIHKLGMEQDTFDVVLAGSLLTRGDRGWIRGPIEKAVQAAAPQATVVTLATEPVVGAVWSAMDQDGLTLSSEVYDRMRQFQDYESIKQTNKTGVIDLGN
- a CDS encoding LacI family DNA-binding transcriptional regulator, whose translation is MKVSIFDVAKKSGLSVVTVSRVLNGAESVRENNRQKVLEAIKELDYRPNAAARSLASGKTGIIGIIVTTLQDSFFDAVVKELNEVLAMHGYFLAISISTGIESDDSHYLIQEDRVDGLFLLSPMEEDNYIVELKRRGIPYVLIDNQQPENDNYSITIDNFKGGYSATRHLLEQGHTSIAHLCGQEMFRSTRERRSGFLQALQEQGLTPFEVVHGDFDIEMGYDTCKRWLKEGKLPTAVFAGDDNIALGVINALMEAGIQVPEQVAVVGYDDHYIASQLHPHLTTIRQPADKIGLAAVDMLLKRISGKMKRGAGMRIDPELIVRESTAAK
- a CDS encoding sugar ABC transporter substrate-binding protein, with amino-acid sequence MNKNRKSSALVLATTMLVVLALSGCSGGKSAGNALSEGNGGSTNSGGKAETVTITHYTIDSEDRTFVEKLIPDFEKQHPSIKVKVEKAPYEQFDSKLQTLIAGGKSPDVTSHWGYGGFAEYYNKDMLLDLTDLIKEDGFKAADYNIPENLMNIYKVKDHTYGIPVNMYVTLMLYNKDMFDAANLTYPTSDYEDKNWTFEKMVDQAKQMTLVSDDIAKTQYGVDFTWSERDMRPLFFGAQPYSEDTWTNGGVPSETYFDSPEVIAAYNKLFDLVFKDKVSPSSEWSKSVAGQNGDPFVAGKIGMSIGGSWNLAGANDFPFKIGVAAVPWGGNDKVRSTLYVDPLLILKDSKHPKEAFEWIKYLITTEVQEKSIELSGGNPPVNTEAAEAYYKHFDGIDPQDIKNVYEGAVKYGFESYNHLITNYSQINDMFINELQPVETGHKTVEEVMTTIQKKVTEIIHR
- a CDS encoding carbohydrate ABC transporter permease, whose amino-acid sequence is MSTLPTLSPQTKGTRRRRKVEPVKIFSFITLVVTTFLMLLPLFFMVSTSLKSKREMLKFPPTFLPESWQWSNYTEIFDTLQFGTLYKNSLIIAGLSVVGTLISSALVAYGFARFRGKGNQLWFILLLSTMMLPYPAIMIPQFVLFSQMNWIDTFLPLIVPAFFGSAYNIFLLRQFFSTLPEELFDAGRIDGCGEIRMWATIALPLSKPALATVAIFAFIYNWNDLLTPVLYLSSSEKFTLPVGMASLTSSRFRIPPWHLLMVASVLAMVPIVTLFAVAQKQFVEGIVLTGIK
- a CDS encoding sugar ABC transporter permease, producing MINRENRRQTFYMYLFISPWIIGFLVFALYPILSSLYFSFTDYDIIHPPKFIGLANYTEMFHNELFWKSVVVTLRYTFIGVPIQLVLGLGFALLLHQTIPLRGFFRTAMYFPSMVSGVAMSLLWYWIFNPQIGLFNYILSWFGIHGPAWLMNPDTALYALIIMTFWTAGSGMILFLAGLQGVPASLIEAANLDGAGRFRIFLNITLPMISPVLLFQLIMGLIDSFQVFTQAFVMTQGGPNYSTWFYVYNLYTSAFKEYRAGYSSALAWVLLIVVMLCTALIMKLSNRYVHYEGGGRK